The genomic interval AGTTTCATAAGAGCTTGTTATATCCATATTTCTTATCTCAGACCTTAATAATTCAATCTGCTTTTTCATAGCAGCAATATCAGAGTATTGCATCTTAATGTAGCCCAATCCCGCAACTGAAAGAATCAGAAACAGTAAAGTGTAATATGAAAGAATTGTCTTCTGCTTGTAAAGATTTCTATAGCTATCAGGCAGCAGATTAATATATGTCATGCCTTTAATATTCAAAATAGCTGAAAGTGGAATAATAAAATCTGAAATAACCTCTCGTGGAGCAATTATATTAGGAGGAAGTTCTATACACATGACTGGTAGTAATAGATCCATTGTTGTTTCATATTTACTACAAGCATTACCTATAAGTATAGCCTTTGACGGCACCAGTCTTAGTGTCTGTCTGCAGTAGTTTATTGTCATATTAATACTCTGGACATCTATGTCATGGATTCCACTTTCAAATGACTGAGCATCTCTCGTGAAATAAAAATGGCCATCCTTCATTAAAAATAATATCTTACTTGACATTGTCTCTACCACATAGAGCAGTGGCTCATCAGAGACATAAGATGTCTTCACTATTTGTGCAGTAGCAAAAGCAGGAGGATATATGGCTAAAACCCTTTTGCCAGCTCGCTCGAATCTATCAGTTATATTAGAAAGGTCATCGTTATTTACAGCAAAAACAAATAGCTCATACACCTTTCTTCCTTCATGCATCTTTTCTCCGAGCATTTCATAAAAAAATGAAAAGTCTTTGAATTCAGGTGATCTTTTTCTTATCTCAGTCTTGATAATATCCTTTATGTAGCTCTTTTTTACAGGAGGTAAAAGCAATATATCTTGATAAAAAGATTTGAAATCATAGATTACTATGAAATGGCGGGCATTTTCATTTTTTAAGAAATCGTCAAATTCTTCATTCTTCAAAACAAGGGTTTTTTTAATAATTAAATTACCACTCTTTAAAGATGCATATACTATCTTGATTATTTCATTCTCAAAACTGACTGCTATATGCCTCGCCAAATTTTCCTCCGTTCGTAGGGACAAATAATTATTTGCTACTACGAACTAATTATATCATGGCATCCATCTGTTATGCATTCTATGACCTCCTCCCCATAAAGGCTTACAATACGAATCTCTCAAAATATTTACATTCCCTGTTTCAAAATCTTTTATTCGCCTGGAAATAATATACATATTGCCATCTTTCCTGAAGTATTTCGAACCTGTAACCTCCAGCACATCGCCAACAGTGAAATTTATACCATTCCTTGATAAGTACCATTGTGGAGCTGTAACTATACTATAGATTTTAGCTCCTGTCTTTAGTTTTAAAATAACAGGACCCCTCATGCCCTGCATTATTTCTATCACAGTTCCTTTTATTGTCATTTCAGTGTTTTCATCATATCCTTCTGTAATTTCTGTTTCTGCATATGAAAATGAAACTATAGAAAACAAGAAAACCGCAATTAATACTGTCTTAAATAAATTAAGCGGTCCTAATTGAAAAATACAGGTCAGGTGCGGCGATAAGACTTTAAACCTCGCACATGCATCAACATTTATCTTGTATCCGTCATCTACAACAGATGATACTTGCCGGACTATACATTTATTATCTTTCATATGCATTTGCACCTATCACTTTTTAAAGACCTTGAGCCGTGCCTGACCTGTAAAATCGTTCATTGTTTCTACATTCCCATTCTGCCCATTCCTATCATTCCCATGCCTTTACCACCTCTGCAAAGACCTGGGCCAAGGTTTGTAATACCTGCTTCAGATGCCTTTTTCTGTATCTCTGTCCTGACATCAACCATTTCCTTCTGCTTTGCTGCTATTGCATTCCAGTCAGGTGTTGCCTGAGTCCTCAATATCATGAGTTCGGTTTTCAACTGGAGCATCTTCTGACGCAGAGGTAGTATATCCTTCTGGAACTGCGCAAATTTCTGTGCCTGCTCAGGAGTAAGGTTACCGGCCATCATACCATTACCCATGCCATATCCAGGACCAAATGCCATTGCACCACTAACAAGGACAGCCACAAAAACTAATGCGAAACCTATGCTTATTGCTCTCTTCATTATTGTCACCTCCTTTCACATCTGTTTTCTCTCGATTGCTTAATTAGCAATTGTCATGCCAGATGGAAAAGAGATAATCTTAAGGATAGGCAATAAAGCATTTCCAATACTTCATCTCCTATCACGACTAAACTTATGAATATCTATCCAATGCAATTTCTGCATTTCCAAGGTGCAATATTTGCATATGCCCAAATATGAAAGAACAGAGAACAGAACAAAGCTTAAAGGGACGCAGTCCCTTGAGGATCTAATTAATTCCGTAGTCTTTTATTTTATACTGCAACGCCCTCAAAGATATTCCCAATATCTCTGCTGCCTTTTTTCTATTGCCGTTGGTCTTTAATAAGGCATTCTCGATAGCTATTTTCTCAATAGTTTTTAAATCACCATCAAGTCTCTTTGTGTTGATAGGTTCTGTCTCTGATTCAAGCTCATGGAATATCAACTGACTGTCCTTGCTTATGATGATGTTCCTTTCTATTATATTTTCCAACTCCCTTATATTGCCGGGCCATGCATAATTGATTAGCTTTTCTATTTCATGCTCAGGGATTATCTTTACACCCTTACCAAACCTTGCTGAAATAACCTTTACAAGATAATTGGCAATATCAGGTATATGTTTTTTCCTCTCCCTTAATGGAGGAATGCTTACCGGGAACACATTAAGCCGATAATAAAGGTCTTCCCTGAATTTCTTTTCTTCTACAAGTGCCTTTAAGTTTCTGTTTGTTGCTGCAATAATCCTTGCATTAGTCTTTATTGTATTCAGGGAGCCGAGTCTTTCGAATGTCCTATCCTGAAGCACCTTTAAAAACTTTGCCTGCAAAGAAAGACTCATCTCTGACACCTCATCTAAAAATATAGTGCCATCCCCTGCCAACTCAAATTTACCCTTTTTTTGTGATAATGCCCCTGTAAATGCACCTTTTTCATAACCGAATAGTTCTGATTCAAGTAGATTTTCAGGAATTGCTGCACAGTTTATATCAACAAATGGTCCTGTTCTATTGCTCATGTAATGGATTATCTTTGCTATTAGACTCTTTCCTGTTCCTGTCTCCCCATAAAGAATAACAGTGGCATCCGTAGATGCAACATCCCTGATATCCTTTAGAATCTTTTCCATTCCTGCAAAAACTATATCAATTGGTGGCATGCCTTGAAAGGATTCTGATTTGAAAAGCTCATTCTCTTCTACAAGCCTCTGCCTCTCGTATATCTTTAAAACAGCAAGTCTTAATTGATCAGGGTCTTTGAGCGGCTTAGTAATATAATCAGATGCTCCTTTTTTCATTGCTTCCACAGCAGTATCAACTGTTGCAAAAGCTGTAATCATGATAAAGTCAATATTTGAGTTTCTGTTTTTTATCTCTTCCATAAGCTTGATTCCATCTATCTTGGGCATCTTCAGGTCAGTTATCACGAGATTGGGCGAATACGAATCCACAGCCTTTATTGCATCTTCAGGGTCTGTAAAGCCTTTGACCGTATATCCTACATCTTCGAGGATTTTAGTTAAAAGAATCAAGAATGATCTCTCGTCATCTACTATAAGTATTCTGAAGTTTTCTTTTTGCATAGTGAATATTACTTGAAATCGCCGACAGAAATCGACAATTTCAGGATTATAATAAATATTTTTTAATCCAAGACTTAAATTTGCCAATAGACAAATCTAAGATATTATATAAGATTTTTAGGTATCACTATTTTAAAAACAGTTCCTTTTTGATGCTCACTCTTTATCTCGACCTCGCCTCCAATGGCTTTTGTAAGTTTATCCACAATAGCGAGACCAAGCCCCGTGCCCTTTGTCTTTGTCGTAAAAAATGGCTTGAAGGCATTTTCTCTTACTTCACGGCTCATTCCACAGCCGTCATCGCTTATTAAGATTGCTATCTTATTATTCATAAAATCTGCCTTAATATCTATAACCTTACTTTCCGCATCTATTGCATTCTGCAAGATGTTCATCAATATCTGCTTTAATTTAGTGCTATCGGACTTAATCTTTATACCCTCATGCACGGAGACCGTTATATCAACATTTTTATGGCTCTGCATAGATTTGACAACTTCATTTATGAGATCAAGCACATCGAAATCCTCGCATTTCACCTCTACAGGTTTAGCATACATAAGCAAATCCTCTGTCAGTGCCTCGAGTCTCTTTGATTCTGAAACTATTA from Dissulfurispira thermophila carries:
- a CDS encoding Spy/CpxP family protein refolding chaperone, whose product is MKRAISIGFALVFVAVLVSGAMAFGPGYGMGNGMMAGNLTPEQAQKFAQFQKDILPLRQKMLQLKTELMILRTQATPDWNAIAAKQKEMVDVRTEIQKKASEAGITNLGPGLCRGGKGMGMIGMGRMGM
- a CDS encoding sigma-54-dependent transcriptional regulator is translated as MQKENFRILIVDDERSFLILLTKILEDVGYTVKGFTDPEDAIKAVDSYSPNLVITDLKMPKIDGIKLMEEIKNRNSNIDFIMITAFATVDTAVEAMKKGASDYITKPLKDPDQLRLAVLKIYERQRLVEENELFKSESFQGMPPIDIVFAGMEKILKDIRDVASTDATVILYGETGTGKSLIAKIIHYMSNRTGPFVDINCAAIPENLLESELFGYEKGAFTGALSQKKGKFELAGDGTIFLDEVSEMSLSLQAKFLKVLQDRTFERLGSLNTIKTNARIIAATNRNLKALVEEKKFREDLYYRLNVFPVSIPPLRERKKHIPDIANYLVKVISARFGKGVKIIPEHEIEKLINYAWPGNIRELENIIERNIIISKDSQLIFHELESETEPINTKRLDGDLKTIEKIAIENALLKTNGNRKKAAEILGISLRALQYKIKDYGIN